gagctggagaggctgggggagctgaactggagaggctgggggactgaactggagaggctgggggagctgaactggagaggctgggggactgaactggagaggctgggggagctgaactggagaggctgggggagctgaactggagaggctgggggagctaaactggagaggctgggggagctgaactggagaggctgggggagctgaactggagaggctgggggagctgaactggagaggctggggggtctgaactggagaggctgggggagCTGAACTGGAGAGGCTGGGGAAGCTGAactggagaggctgggggagctgaactggagaggctgggggactgaactggagaggctgggggagctaaactggagagactgggggagctgaactggaggggctggggggacTGAACTGGAGAGGCTGGGGGACTGAAATGGAGAGGCTGGGGGACTGAactggagaggctgggggagactgaactggagaggctggagaggggggagactggagactggagagactgggggaggactgaactggagaggctgggggagctgaactggagaggctgggggagctgaactggagaggctgggggagaactgaactggagaggctgggggagctgaactggagaggctgggggagCTGGGGGGACTGAACTGGAGAGGCTGGGGGACTGGAGAGGCTGGGGGACTGAactggagaggctgggggagactgaactggagaggctgggggagactgaactggagagactgggggactgaactggagaggctgggggagctgaactggagaggctgggggactgaactggagaggctgggggagctgaactggagaggctgggggaggagaggcTGGAGAGCTGGGGGAGAactggagaggctgggggagctgaactggagaggctgggggagctgaactggagaggctggggaggctgggggagctgaactggagaggctgggggagctgaactggagaggctggggggtctgaactggagaggctgggggagctgaactggagaggctgggggagctgaactggagaggctgggggagctgaactggagaggctggggggtctgaactggagaggctgggggagCTGAACTGGAGAGGCTGGGGAAGCTGAactggagaggctgggggagctgaactggagaggctgggggactgaactggagaggctgggggagctaaactggagagactgggggagctgaactggaggggctggggggacTGAACTGGAGAGGCTGGGGGACTGAAATGGAGAGGCTGGGGGACTGAactggagaggctgggggagactgaactggagaggctgggggagacTGAACTGGAGAGACTGGGGGACTGAACTGGAGAGGCTGGGGGACTGAACTGGAGAGGCTGGGGGATCTGAGCTGGAGAGGCTGAGGGTAAAACATGTTACAGTGGAAGTCTTCCATACCTGTGCTGTGCAGGGTAACGATGCTGTAAGCCCTTAAGGCTGACTGGGAATGTAACATGTGTGTTCTGTGCTGCTCAATATTACACTTCATTGTTCCTTAAGAAAATAGGGAGAATGTTccccctctgctctgctctgctctcactGAAGGTTGATTTAAAGGGATGGCCTCAGACAGGGtgggtaggctgtgtgtgtgtgtgtgtgtgtgtgtgtgtgtgtgtgtgtgtgtgtgtgtgtgtgtgtgtgtgtgtgtgtgtgtgtgtgtgtgtgtgtgtgtgtgtgtgtgtgtgtgtgtgtgtgttagacggCTCAGCATCAGTATGGTGTTCACGTCCAGGCTGAAGGGTGGGCGGGGGTCTGGAGGTGAGTGAGGTGGTGACCAGCACATAAATCTACagcacagagccagaccagagcAGGCCACTGCATACAGTACATAGGTTCTCTTTGGTCCTAGCATAACTCGGCTAGGCGAAGCAACCATCTGTGCACTCATACTCCTTAAAGACCTTCGCTTGGAAGCGAGAAAAAAGCGTAAACATTCCTgttgtttgtccctcttgagccaccgtagcaacaacatagccagaaacacttcctcaaaatagtcagaattaacctaagataaatcaagaaatGTGTCATTCATTTTAACGTTTTTTTAGTcttgcaattttacatctaactaaaaTGTTTGGTGCAgaatttctcaagtgaaaaaatgtgcatgaaaaactAGTCGTCTCTCATTGAATAACAACAAACACTTCCTTTAAGACTGAAGGAGTAATACTACTGACCAATCACCGACCAAGGGGCGTAGAGTTTACCTCAATAAAAAAACGTTTACAAGAACAAACGGAAAAAACCTGCCGAAGACCaaaatgaacaaaaacataaaaaaatgtcatcataatatacATGCAAACTGTTTCAATTGGGAACATGCGGTAAGCTTTACTCTTCCTGCACACCAGACATCATGCACGAAATGctaactcacagacacacaccacatatCCAGATATGTATTGTAGTTGAATGGAACAGAGTGTAATATGTACAAAGACACAGAGACGAATACAAAACAGAGGTGGAAACAACATGTATTTGTACACAtgcagcagtggaggctggtggaaggagctataggaggatgggctaattgtaatggctggaatggcatCAATGGACCGgtgtcaaacacatcaaacataggGAAACCAttccgttccattaattccattctagGCACTGATTCCAtcccgcgcgcacacacacacacacacacacacacacacacacacacacacacacacacacacacacacacacacacataaacacacacacacacacacacacagacacacacacacacacacacacacacacacacacacacacacacccacacatacacacacacagtgtttgagGCGGGGTATCTCCTGGGAACCCCAGCAGAAGCAGGTCTGatttctgctctctcctctgtgcATTGGGGCTATGAGGCCTGAATACAAAAAGCACCTTATTCagcaggcacacagacagacacacacacagtaacatcaGGGTCTGGAAACAGAGCCCCTCCGAGCCCACCTGAACAAACCTTCCAGGGTCTACAGATCATGatggacatcacacacacactcaagaaaGACCCTGTTTCTCACACACTGAGGGTGGCCCTATTAGCTGTTTTGTTTCAACCTTTAACACTTAGCCTAGAGCGGTGAGCATTTTATAAGTATTATAGAAATTAAGCCTCCAACAAGTgatcaacaggaaatgtgaattattatgtggattataattaatgaacatttttgtacgggttgatacatttttcgtgaagggaaaatcaagtcggtaatttcaaagtggaaattacaaacatcagaagccttttaaaacctgaaatacaagttttacatttcctgcattgcactTCTATTAGATTTACCACAATTGATTTGTCAGCGCTCTGGCACTGCGTCTGTAAAGGCTTCAAGCAGACATATGGATCGAGCTACTGCACAAGACTCGCTTCTATCGATACATTCCCAAACAGCCGAATCTAAACAGGCCGCTGATCTGAAAAGGAAAAATGCTCTGTAATTCATATCTTATGTGGATGTGTAATAGAAGGTAATAGAGTGATTTCAGTGGCTCAGTTATCTATTATATGGTTCAGTTGCAGAGTATTTTCCATAACCCACCCCGATACACAGGCACACAGGAAGGCAGCACAGagacactcacacatacatacacacatgcatacacacatacacacacacctggcaaagGCCAGACTAAATCTAAGCCCACAAAGGGGTTATTGAATTACTTGACTTTTAACATTTCACTATCGATTCCCTAAAGTTGATTAACTacatgtactgtgtgtgtcagcGCAAATCTGCTGCTCATTATGAGCAAACCTGGATTTACTTCAAAGTCACAACAGATCATCTCATAACCCAAAGTTGAATTAAGAACCATGTCAACAATGCTTACACTAGCTGGACATGATACCACACTAATTTTTATCAATGAAAATCAGGTTTACAATGCGAAGCTGAACCAAACCTTAACTAATTGACTGGTCGACTAACTACAGCATGTCAGCAACGTCTGCAAATAGACTCAACTTCCCACTACTCACCTGTAGTGACGGAAGATATCCTCCTCCACATCTGTGATGAAATGGCACTTGGTGCATGAGTGCTCTCCGTGAGGGCCCTTGGGGGCCGAGATCCTCCCCGTCTCTGCGCCCTCCTCCTCGGGCTTGACCTCCAGCACGCCATGGGTGGCATGGGCGCTGTCGTAGTGCAGCAGGAGCAGGTCGATGTCGCTGGTGGCATAGGGACACTGGTCACACAGGTGGGTGACACTGGGCCTGGGGGACGGGGAGATGTCCTGGGGAGACAGCTGGAGTAGGAGGCGGGCACAGTGGGAGCAGGCACTCTTCCTGCAGGCGAACGGGTAGGAAATCTCCCCCAGGTGCTTCTCGGGGCTGCAGAGGCCACGCGGGCAGAACGGGCAGTGCTTGATGGTGCACTTATGGATGCTGTGGGCCTGCTGGTAGTGGCGGAGCAGAGGCGCTACCACAATAACCTCAGGCCCGTGGTTCATGGAGTAGCGGAAGTCACAGAACTGGCAGTTGTAGCTGGTCACCACCGTCTCTGGGTCTGTTGCCCCCGTTGTGCCACCCATTCCTGTCTTGTCTTTCCTCCGGCTGTGGGGGGTCAGGTCTCGatcagggtctctctctctgtccctggcctTGCtgctccctcgttccctctcggCTGGGCTGCCCTCCCTGGTCCCTCCTCCCCCAGGCTGGTTGTGTCTCTTCTCGTAGTGCTCCAGGAGGCGTTGTGAGCTGGGCGACTCACAACTGAAGCTGCAGTACTTACACCAGTAATAGTCCGCCGCTGTGGCGCCGCCGTCGGTACCCGTCCAGCCAGGGGAGTCGGTGGCGCGGATGGGAACAGAGTAGCCAGCCACCGAGTCGTCCTCCGCACGGACCGCCACCCGGTCCGCCCACTTTCCCGGTTCCGCCCCCTCTGCACCACCGCCCCGTGTCACACAGTTCCCCCTCCTGTCCGAGGGCTTGTCGTCATTGGGCAGCTGTGGGGGGTGGGACTTCATCTTGTTCGGGTGGGCAGACAGAAAGTGCTGCTCCAGCTCCAAGGAGGAGCTGCCCATGTAGGTGAAGTTACAGAACTTGCAGCGGAAGTACTTGGTGTTTCCCTGACAGTCCGGAGTCTTCCTCCCGATCCCAATGAAGGTGCCTCCCAGCGTCACCTGGAACAcaatgaagaagaggaagagacatCAACTCATGTTGATTATGCATTTCGCTTCAATGTATTTTTTCTTCCGCTGATTTACCTGAATCTTATATTTTATTTTCCTTAGTTTTATTTGCAACAATTATTTATCACAATCCTACTCTTTATTTGTTGATAAATATGTGAAAGGGGAAGGTGATTTACAATCCCCATGCACTTCTAATTTCTCTTTTAACCCTCATCATATATTTTTTCATCTGTGAAAATAATAAAGATATACAAAATAAACCCAGAGCAATACGTGAGTCAGTCagtcctacacacagacacaggagaaAAACCATCCTGACAACACCAACCCAGACTCATCACAGAAAGACCAGGAATAAAGAGAACAGCTTATAATCTATATCTACACAGAGGTGAGCTCAGTTTAGAATGGTTTATCAGATGTCACAATTCCATGACCAGCGATTCAATGATAAAGTGAAGAGGAATTGAATTGAGCAGATGTAGTCGATGTGAAGAGTCGATAGAACTTGAACACCTGCGATAACTGCAGCTCATTTATATGGTAATACACACTGTATAACAATGCAGTCTATTACGCTTTGTTACAAATGAGTTCCCTCGTTTTATTCAACAAGGGAAATGGCAAACTGAGATTGTTTTGATGCTCAAGTTGACAATACAGCCAACCAGAAGCAGTATGGTAGAAAGAAGGGGTTTATATCTGAATACTGCTAAAGAAACACCTGTTCCCTAATAATACACAACAAATCCACCCTCTATTTCCAAAAAGCATGAAAATGGTTCTGCAGGCGTGAACATCGAGAGTGCCTCGCAGGGATCAGCCGTCAAGGTTGTTGTCTAGTAAACGCAACAAACCAAACCAACCTTGCAGTCAAACATGTTCCCTGAATTTCAACATCCTACGCACCTTGACCTCGAAGTCTGCAACAAAGCGTCTCAAATCGAAAACATAAGGGCGGCTGTGTGAAATATCCCGGAGCCAGAGAGGTTTTGTAATTGGTAGACTATCCAGTGTGTATAAGTGGGAGGTCTCGATCCTCATGTGGTTTAAAGCAGCCTGACGTCACTTTCTAGACGATATGTAATGACTGAAACAGAGTCGGTCGCTCCTAAAACTGCCTGAAGAGACTAGCTACATACACCATTTATTATATGACCGCTCCAGTCAGTCAAGTGAAACGTCCTCTGAAATATgagcaataaaataaatacactGTAATACCAGAACATGTCTACTATGGAATGaaatgtattttcatttttgtGTATTTTAATCAAGTTTGGGGATTTGAAGTGGGAAAATATGGGGCTTGTGAAACAATTGAAATAATTGAATGCACCATGTTCGTTCATAATCCTGCAACTATAAAGTCTACTTTTCACTGCCTTCTTAATGCAGTAAGACtacagatgtatgatcttaaGTCAGTAGCTACCACATTTTGctctaatgaaaaatgtatcaagccatacaaaaaaatgtccattaattataatccacataataatttgcatttcctgttgctgcagaggaattttcctgctgtagcagactggctcaaattaagatcctacatactgtatgtgaacaTGTGCAGTAGACTAAACATGAATGCCCATCCATAACATTCACTTGGGTGTGGAACAGTAAGGGTGTGAATTCCTGGGGAACTCAAAACTTTCCCAAAAATAACAATATGCAAAAAGTCTGTATGAGACACCACACAAGTCTGGCATTGACCAGAATTGTTCTCCCacagacacatatacacacattctgacacccctcacacacagagacagaagcacATGCCAACTCACACACAAAAACTTGATAGACAAGTCAGTAATTTTGGGGGGAAttttcttcacacacacacacacacacacacacacacacacacacacacacacacacacacacacacacacacaccagatgagTGTTAGAGAGAAAGTAGAAAAGGTGACAGCCACATCAATGCATCAGCCCTTAGTGAGCTGTCGGAGACAGTCAGACCTTTTTAAGGGGGAAAACTAATTTAGAGGTAATTACAATCCTTGGTGGGCTTAAAGGACAAATAGCCCTTCCTGCTGTATGATATGGCATTTAGAGGCCCAGACCCCGGGCCAAAGGCACCTCATTTTTAAGGAACACTGGAGTTAAATACGCCACTCGAATTGTAAACATGACATTGTTGAAGTTGAGGGAGAAACCGCATGCAGCGAAAGCTGTGCAGATAAATGGCTCTGACATCTGTTCATTACCCCTCGTTTAAAATAAATCGAGTTGCCTGTTTTCACTggctccctctcctttccctacaCTCTTTCCCCCCTTTTCATTGGGTAATGACAAATGAGCAGCCTTCGCTATTACCACATGGAAAATTCCACTAGGGGATGAATACAGAATAGTGTTTTTGAttctacttttttatttttttatttcatagtgaCAATATTCAAACCCGGTGACATCCAATTGATATGGATAGTGAGACAACGATTACTAAGAAATATCTTTCAAACTAGAGGTTGGTAATAGCACCGAGTCACGTATGGCTCTTTTCTTTTGGAGATATTAGATAATATGTTTCAAACTCCCAAACAGTGGGGGTACTGTATGGTCCATGTGTGCAATATATGTTTGGCAGGCGTTTTCATGGATATTAAAGGTAAATATTCAGAAATCGCTCCACAATGTCCTGCTTGCTAAAAATCAAATAGTTagtctaatttcagtttgtgacaagcAAGCAATGCAtattgtagagaatcattgtaccatctaaaccacagtGAAGCAgcttttcaataaccaaaaatataatattttccgctgtttgaagctggtgtacaaaaccaataGTAACAAAATCTAAAGAACGgggagcatagaaatagcgcacatagaacatatctactgcttcttagacttgcattcaatgagaatgacatatctataactcacatttctatatgAATTTGGTCAGGTGGCCCAAAAAGTTACATCTTGCAGCTTTAAACTAACGGCTAAACTGTAGTCCATGAATGTAATGTTTCAAGTTGAGATGTATTTATGACAGTGATAAAACAGACTACAGTTCCCATGAGGCCTCTCTCCGTTGACCCAGTCACTCTGATGACTCAAGTGTCCCACTAAGAGACAAGTCTCAAACCATGGCTGGCCTGGGTCTCAATGCAGAGAATGGTTGAGTTCCTGTCTGACTACATTGCCAGATACACAACGCATGGATAAATATTTTACATAtaagctaaccacatcatatgataCAGCAATCTGATTCCCGGCTGCACAGTCGATGATGTGTCAGGTAACAATTGGTTGATGCAATGCTACGCCTGGGCATCTAGTCGGGCAGGGACTCTACCATTATACAGTACTACTGACGGGCATTCTGATACTTTGAGTTTCTCTGGTTATTAAAATTATACAAAGAGTTGATACAAAATGGTGTGCAGAGCATATGTACCTGTACGTCGTAGGTGCCGTTGAGTAACAACCGTGTGGACCCTGCGGCATCCTGTAGCACTCCGGTCAGGGCAGCGTGGGACGGGGGCCGTGTAGCGTCTTTGGCGTGGAGGCTCTGTGGGGAGAAGCCCACCATGTTGTGCAGGGCCAGTATCTTAGTGTCCAGCTCCGCGTCCTGCCGCGTGCGGTTGTGCAGGCCCAGGTGGTACTTCCGGAAGTGTTTGATCAGGTCCGTGGGGTCGTTCCCATAGTAACCATACCCACAGATGTTGCACTTGAAGTCCTGCAAtttgggagaggaaggaggggctACCCCTGTCTCGGGCCCCAGGGGACTGGGCATGGTGTCCTCGGCCCCCTCACCTACTCCCCTGTGTGGGTGGAGAGGGCGTAGCAAAGGGTATCCAGAGCTATCCATACCATCCTGGTGACCTGAGAGACCTCCTGTGGGGCTGTAGGAGGGGTCCCTGTCCTCGCCGTTACGGGTGACGCCCTGGACGATGACGCCGCTGGCACTGCTGTAGCCCCTTCCCTGGGCACCCAGCAGCAGCAGTCCCTCCCTGACACccaccctttctccccctcctccctccccggcctcccccctctcctccagcagcagCTCCCCAGCCGGGCTGCGTGCctgaccccctcccccctcatctGGTTCTGATCTGAgcggagacagagacacagcccCATCGGGCTGGGCCCGGGATGGGAGCGCCGGCAGATCTGAGTCTGTCACCTCATGGCAGGGGAAGGACGCTACATTTCCTCCCTTCTTGTGGCTGGGGTAATTAAAGCCAGGCGTGTCGCTGCCGACTGTCGGCACTGTTCCtgctcctccatcccccctccctcctcctccatcctgttCGATGGAGCCTGAGACAGagccaggggaggaggaggggtcctCCTGATCGTCTGTCACCGGCACGTGGGCCCGGCCTGGTTCGGCTGGCAGCAGCCCGTCGGCACCGTTAGGCTCTGAGGCCTGGCTCCCCGCACTGTCCTCGCTATCCGGCCCAGTGGCCTCCGAGGCCAgagtctctccttctccttcctcctcaccACCGAAGCTTCTCAAAGGGGGGTTCTTTTTCCTCACCATATCTGCAagcagcacacacagacagacgagaGAAATGTTTTAGTGTCACGCTTCATTGAGGAataagtacagtatattaaacacatggaTAGAGGAATGAGGGAAAATGAATAAGTCTCTTTTCAAGAACCACTTCAATCGAAGTTTGGATCAAATAAGACGGAGACTGTATCAAATAAGATGGAGACTGTACCAAATAAGATGGAGACTGTACCAAATAAGATGGAGACTGTACCAAACTAGATGGAGACTGTATCAAACAAGATGGAGACTGTACCAAATAAGATGGAGACTGTACCAAACAAGATGGAGACTGTATCAAACAAGATGGAGACTGTACCAAACAAGATGGAGACTGTACCAAACAAGATGGAGACTGTATCAAACAAGATGGAGACTGTACCAAATAAGATGGAGACTGTATCAAATAAGATGGAGGCTGTATCAAATAAGATGGAGGCTGTATCAAATAAGATGGAGACTGTATCAAACAAGATGGAGACTGTATCAAACAAGATGGAGACTGTATCAAATATGATGGAGACTGTACCAAATAAGATGGAGACTGTATCAAATAAGATGGAGGCTGTATCAAATAAGATGGAGGCTGTATCAAATAAGATGGACACTGTATCAAATAAGATGGACACTGTATCAAATAAGATGGACACTGTATCAAATAAGATGGAGACCATGGTGGTTCTATTTTtttcacgtctctctctctcacacaatcaGTAAATAAAACATTCAAGAGTTCCTCCATTAAATACAAAAAAGCTAAAAAAGAAGGTATTTTTTGTACTTAAAACAATGGTGGCCGTTCAGCTCTGGGCCATAAACAGAACTCATGCTCTATAAGTAGTAACGACGCCAGACGCTGAGTTTTGTTGATGGCATTTTGATAAATACAATCTGTGCCTATAGTTACTGATAAGGGTTGTGAAGTGGCTGTGAAAGTAGTTGAGTATTAAGTTAGAAGGAATGAAATTGGAATGTATAAACTGATTATAGAGTTGAATTACAGTCAATGTTCAACAAAATC
This genomic window from Oncorhynchus clarkii lewisi isolate Uvic-CL-2024 chromosome 32, UVic_Ocla_1.0, whole genome shotgun sequence contains:
- the LOC139392272 gene encoding zinc finger transcription factor Trps1, which encodes MLGRDMVRKKNPPLRSFGGEEEGEGETLASEATGPDSEDSAGSQASEPNGADGLLPAEPGRAHVPVTDDQEDPSSSPGSVSGSIEQDGGGGRGDGGAGTVPTVGSDTPGFNYPSHKKGGNVASFPCHEVTDSDLPALPSRAQPDGAVSLSPLRSEPDEGGGGQARSPAGELLLEERGEAGEGGGGERVGVREGLLLLGAQGRGYSSASGVIVQGVTRNGEDRDPSYSPTGGLSGHQDGMDSSGYPLLRPLHPHRGVGEGAEDTMPSPLGPETGVAPPSSPKLQDFKCNICGYGYYGNDPTDLIKHFRKYHLGLHNRTRQDAELDTKILALHNMVGFSPQSLHAKDATRPPSHAALTGVLQDAAGSTRLLLNGTYDVQVTLGGTFIGIGRKTPDCQGNTKYFRCKFCNFTYMGSSSLELEQHFLSAHPNKMKSHPPQLPNDDKPSDRRGNCVTRGGGAEGAEPGKWADRVAVRAEDDSVAGYSVPIRATDSPGWTGTDGGATAADYYWCKYCSFSCESPSSQRLLEHYEKRHNQPGGGGTREGSPAERERGSSKARDRERDPDRDLTPHSRRKDKTGMGGTTGATDPETVVTSYNCQFCDFRYSMNHGPEVIVVAPLLRHYQQAHSIHKCTIKHCPFCPRGLCSPEKHLGEISYPFACRKSACSHCARLLLQLSPQDISPSPRPSVTHLCDQCPYATSDIDLLLLHYDSAHATHGVLEVKPEEEGAETGRISAPKGPHGEHSCTKCHFITDVEEDIFRHYRRVHGCCRCRHCSFTASDTSSLLDHFNTAHCQDSSTSSHPSASSATTNGCSATTPSTLSIKEESKGDLKLYSLVPPEGRAAEAGPGAEGGVKSEALDEKDTQGPKGWVEAREAQAQSHAAGLVWVPKERAGDILRGSPAQYPQGALHLLNAVAASQEQQHHQQKGGSAVLRDSPGLVFSLGGVDTKAFLSGQPQGGAEKPGHLVQQYSSPTEGKAAKEESQSLLRRRRGSGVFCANCLTTKTSLWRKNANGGYVCNACGLYQKLHSTPRPLNIIKQNNGEQIIRRRTRKRLNPDPLPSEPVGSKQQRINSEERLNGSPLERRPGEDGPGSDGGPVPRGGEPPNALGKYEAYGSSGAKGHPSPRSTHAFLVSQTLEIHKRMPPLHIHNKNPAEGGAEGNGVGSAGVHHMGSEGKGGSASERGSPIEKYMRPSKQASYSPPGSPIEKYQYPFFSLPFIHNDLQSEADWLRFWTKYKMSVPGNPHYLGHMPGLPNPCQSFVPYSTFSLPSHFPSPPPAGPESDIPLDLAIKHSKPAPTANGSTAAAKERISSADTRAMPTVPPVEKEKEKEREQHERGEEKEEVEEGPSPQPAPPPPAVAAKPERVDQSTQDELTCKCIHCGIVFLDEVMYALHMSCHADGGPFQCSICLHSCADKYDFTTHIQRGLHRPTVEAETKADAPMDSV